Sequence from the Fodinibius salicampi genome:
CGCCACACCGGCATCATCTCACGCAGATAATCCTGGATCTCTTCAGCCAGCTCCTGAAAATAGGTGCTGTTAGTCCGACCACAACCTGGACAGGCGGTTACCTGAGGTACAAAACTGCGAATACCCAGCGACTGCAGTACCTGTTGACAGATACGCACCTCTTCCGCCCGGTCACCGTTGGGCTTGGGCGTTAATGATACGCGGATGGTATCGCCTATTCCCTGTTGAAGCAGTACCGAAAGCGCCGCCGTACTGGCCACAGTCCCCTTCATGCCCATGCCCGCTTCCGTAAGTCCTACATGCAGTGGATAATCCAGTAGCTCTGCGATACGTTCGTAGACGTGAACCACATCCTGTACATGTGACATTTTACAGCTGATGATAATCTTATTGGATGGCAGTCCCACGCTTTCGGCCAACTCTGCAGACCGGCGGGCACTTTCCACCATGGTATCGAGCATAACCTGCTTCGACGACTTCGGATTGGCTAGCTCACTGTTTTTATCCATCTTTTTAGCCAGAAGCTGTTGATCCAGTGAGCCCCAGTTGACACCTATGCGCACCGGTTTGTCATACTCGATTGCCTGCTCCACAATAGTACAGAAATTCTCGTCGCGGGTTTTGGTACCGGTATTCCCGGGATTAATACGAAATTTGGACAACGCCTTTGCCGCTTCGGGATACTTAACCAACAATTTATGGCCGTTATAGTGGAAGTCGCCCACAATAGGCACCGTTACATTTTCGGCCAGCAACTTATCCTTGATATGGGGCACTGCTTGGGCGGCCTGATCGTTATTGACGGTAATACGGACGATCTCCGAGCCGGCCTGATGCAGGTACTTAATCTGTTCGGCGGTCGCTTCTACGTCAGCTGTATCGGTATTGGTCATGGACTGTACCACTACCGGTGCACCACCGCCTACCGGCACATCACCCACCATTACCTGTATCGATTCGCGACGTTTTATATGAGACATATGTGTTATTTTGTTGTTCTTTTTCTTCTATCTTAGCAGCTGCTGTTACAGCAAGCTACCTTATATATTCTTCCTTTTTTGTGAACCTATAAAAATACGCCTGTACTGTAATTTATGTTCAAAATTCTGAATCAACAGCAAAAAGACAAATCCAGCGGTTATTTACTCGTTAATGTCACCGGATACTGTTCCAATCAAATGCTTATTCTTTCTTACTAAGCTCAAAAAGTTTTTTCTTCTCCTCTTTGGTTAGCCCGTCATATCCTTTTTCAGCAATCTTTTCCAGGATGGTATCGAGCTCATCCTGTTCAGTTTCATCGATAATCTCCACATCCGAAACCGCATGCATATTCTTATTCCGGGGCTTCGACTGACTTTCTTCATACGTACCCTTCAGCCGGTACCAAAACTGTTCAATCGGCAAGATCCATTTACTCAAATCGTAGCCCTGCTGCATTCTTTTCATCATCAGGTAACCAATGCCTGCACCGGCCAGGTGTACAATACGTGCCGTACCGTCGGAAGAGCCCAAGAGCAGCATATCCAGGGCTATCAGTCCCGCTACCACGTACCGCGCCTGTATGGGTGGAAGCAGCAACAGCATAATCGGCATAGTGGGGAAAAGCATGGCAAAAGAAACCATGATACCGTACACGGCACCGGATGCCCCGATGACCGGATTGTAACCCAATAAAGGAGCTGCAACCACATCCAGTAACGCCCCGCCAAGTCCGGCGGCGAGATAGATTACGCTAAAGGTTCGGGGACCCAAATGCTCTTCTACAGCCCGTCCCATCCACCAAAGCCACAGCATATTGAATATCAGGTGGAAGGCGCCTCCGTGGAGGAACATATAGGTAAACATTCGCCACGGTTGAAATAAGGCCGTCTGCCAATCGGGATAAAAAGCAAAGGTTCTGATGAGGGAATTGCTGTACTGCGAACTGAAAATACCCAGCAGCACCTGCAGTATAAAGACGGCCACATTAAGGGTAATAAGCGTACGAATGGCTACGGGCAGTGCCCGGTATCCGCGCTTAAAAGAGTCACTAAACGATTCGTTGTACATTCCTTGCATCTTGGTTACCTGCCAGTGCTTTGCTCTATAAAGTTAGGAATTAGATTATTCATAAGTTAATAATTAGAACGTTCACCCTTTAGTCCCCAGTACTTGATCAGGATAAAGCCGACCAGCATACCGCCCAGGTGAGCAAAATGCGCAACGCCCGAATTGGACCTCGTTAATCCGCTGATGAGCTCAATGGCCCCAAAGCCCGCTACAAAATACTTTGCTTTTATCGGGATGGGCGGAAACAGCAACATAATGGGCCGGTCCGGAAACATCATCCCGAAAGCCAGCAAGATACCGTACACCGCCCCGGAGGCTCCCAGCGTGGGCACGCCTCCAGGACCTACGATCATGTGCAGGATGGCAGCGCCAATACCGGTCAAAAAGTAATAAATCGTAAATCGCTGAGTACCCCAGAAGTTTTCAATGGCCTGACCAAACATCCAGAGTGCAAAGAGGTTAAAGAAAATGTGTCCCAGTCCCGCATGCAGAAACATATAGCTGACCAGCTGCCAAAAGCCAAAACGGCCCGACTCCAGCGGCCAGAGCGCGCCATATTCAAACAGCATCTGGCCGATGATCGGGGTATTCAGACCCACAAAAGCCAGTCCGTTTATGATAAGCAAATGCTTAACTGCCGGGGGGAAAATGGAAAATTGCGTACTCGGTTGATAGTTCGAAGACTGATAATTCAAGAATAATAGCGTTTGTTGGTATTTTCTTTCATCGGAATATACAGTTCCTGACGTTCAAATCGAACTGTTTCAAAAAGGGAATCATTCCCTCCTTTTGAGTATATACGCAGACAGGACTCAAATGTTTTGCTGTTATACCTTTTCACTGATAGGGACACAATGAATTATTATATCCTTTTACTTTTTAATTTTATATATCGCCAATTGAAGCTTACCTGATTTCAAACGGGATTTCAAAAAGCTTTATCATATTTCTCCTGGAAAATGGGTTACAAATAGACGGCTAAAAATAGCCGCGGTGGTGCAGACCGGAAATAAATCATTAGTAAGGTGGCCTTAGATTGTGGATTTAAAAATTTTTCGTAGCTCACTTCCTGCAGGGAGTTCAAGGTAAAATTCAGCCTCTCCTTACCGTTATCAGAAAAACTGGACCAATAAGTAAAGTTTCTGAGCTTTGGGAAAAGCCTGAAGCTCAGCAAACCATTATTTTAGGTCTATCAGTAAAATAAATTGGTACTTATTGGGAAATAGAAGTTTGATTTTCGATTATTTTTTCTAATTTGAATTACTACTTGCAAAAATTTCTGTTCTTATGCCTTTATTCATGGATTACCATCTCGTTTCCGACATCGACATCGATGCGGTAAAAGAGGGCCATTTGGCTGATAAATCCATACAGGAAAAATACGGCGTCAAGTATATTCAATTTTGGGTAAACCAGGAAGCCGGAACGATATTCTGCCTGATCGAGGCCCCTGATAAAGAATCCTGTGAACTGGTTCACCAAGAAGCCCATGGGAATATTGCTTGCCAGATTGTACAGGTCGAAAGCGGTTTTTATAAACTATTTATGGGTGAACCCCATCAGCTCGATGACGGGATTGTAGTTGGGAAAGACGGCGACTTAGACAAAGCCTACCGGTTTGTGCTTGCAATTCATATTCTGGGAATCACAAGTGCTGTAGATTCGGATGATTTGAGCCAGCTGATTCTGCCCGGTAAACCTAAAACACTGATTCAGAGAATCATCCCATCGTACGATGGACGAGAGGTTAAAAACGGTGATTATGATGGAATACTTTGCGTCTTTTCAAAAGCCGAAGAAGCGATGGGCTGTGCTATTGAAATTCAACAAGAGTTTTTAAAACGGATAATGAACCCGGAAGACGAATCCTGGAATATCACATTCAAGATAGGGATAGGTGGTGGACAGCCTGTGACAATGGGCGAACATTTTTTTGAAAAAACGATCCGGCTTGCCCAACGGCTCAGCTTAGTTGCCGGCGACGGGGAGATTATAGCATCGAATATGGTTAGAAAATTGAGTGAAATAGAAGAGAAACATAAAGGTCCGTCATCATTAAAAGCGATACAGTCCGCTGAGGAAGAGTTTCTGGAACAACTATTTGACATCACGGAGAAAAATCTCTCCAATGATGCATTTAATGTTGAACAACTTTGCCGTGACATCGGTATCAGCCGGTCGCAGCTGTACCGGAAAGTCAAAGCCATAACCGGAAGTTCGCCGGTCGTGTTTATTCGCGATATACGCTTGAACAAGGCCCTCTCACTGATCAAAGAAAACAAATACAACCTTTCCGAAATTGCATTGGAAATTGGATATAACAATCCCTCCTACTTTTCAAAATGTTTCCGGGATAAGTATGGTGTAAAAGCGTCAAATGTAGCTGTATAGTTTTGTGATCTGTATTCTGTAGAATTTCATAGAGACTTCAGAAGTATTAGTACATAACCTGAATTAGAGAGTTAGATTAATTATCTACTCCCTTAACAATTACTACTATGCCTTTATACATGGATTGTCATGATACTCCGGGAATTAAAATTGAGGAAGCCGAAAAAGCTCATTTAAAAGATTTGGCCGTTCAGGAAAAGTATGATGTGAAGTACATATCCTATTGGGTAAATGAAGACAGCGGTAAAGTTTTTTGTTTGATGAAGGCCCCCAACAAAGAAGCCATTCATAAGACACATCTTTTAGCAAATGGCATAGAAACGTGCAATATTGTGGAAGTGGAGGGAGGGCTTTACTCAGCCTTTATGGGGAAAGACTTAACGGACAGAGACGATTTAGTTGTAGATGAAAACGGAACTCCAGATGGCGGATATCGATTTATCATGAATCTGGATATCATTGCCGTCACCCGGCTGACTGACTTTATCGATTTTGATGAGCTAAAACTACCCCAGAAACCACTTGAAGCTGCAGAACGATTCATTTTAAAAAACAATGGTAACGTTGTAAACCAATTGTCTTACGATCGAGTCATTGCTGTTTTTAAAACACCGGAAAGCTGCCTGCTATGTGCCAAAGAGATCCAGGAGGAATTTCTCTCCCATCAATTTCATTACACTTCAAATGAGTGGAATTTTAAATTCACAATGGGCTTGTGTATCGGAGAACCGGTATCAAAAACGGATGACCAGATTTTCCAAAAGGCATTAAATAAAAGTATGTGGTATTGCAAAATTGCAGAAAATGGAAAGATTGCACTGCCCATTGAGTTCCAGGAGATAAGCGTTTTATGCAAAACAGAAATGGACGAACCCGGTATTAGCATTATCGACAAATCCGACCAGGTATTTATTCAGCGGTTATTTGATCACATCAACTTGAATATTTCTAACGTTGATTATACCATTGACAAATTAAGTAAAGAGATGCGATTGAGCCGGGCTCAATTGTATCGGAAATTAAATTCCATGTCTAACACCTCTCCGGTTCAATTTGTCAGGGACATCAGGCTTAGATTCGCACTGAACCTGATCAAAGAGAGAAAGTTATCAATCTCGGAAATAGCCTATGAGTTGGGGTTCTCCAATCCATCCTATTTTGCCAAATGCTTCAAAGAAAAGTATGGTATCTCTCCCTCCAAAATAAAAGTTGAAGTGTAGCCACTGATAGAAAATATAAATCAAGAAATCTCCAATAGTGACTTGAGATTCTTTTCGGCCGGTGCAACAAATGTTGCATTTTTTGCAACAAATGAGGTGGAAGAGCAACAAATACGGCTGTATATATAAACTGACATTAATATTTAACCTTAAAAAAAGGTGACTATTATGAACAGTTTATATAAAATTTCTCTGATCTGTACCCTCCTCCTCTCTTGGGCATCCACAGCGTGTCAGGCTCAATCTGAAGATGGTATTATGACCGAATACCCGGAAGAAAAAGCCGAAATTTTACAAACGTGGAATGAAATTATTGAAAGCGTGAAGAACGGTGATATAGACAAATTAATCTCTTTCCATGCCTATGGACCCAAGTTCACTGAATTTAAACAAGGGGCTCCAAGAAACGGAGGTGAGGAAAATGAAGCCTTTGAACGAGGAGTGTTTGGAAGCGTTAAGGAAGCGTTAAAAATGGACGCAAATGATATGAAGATTGCCGTCTATTACGGGAATGTAGCCGTGGTGACCTTTCATTCAGATTTTCATTTGCAGTTTGAAGAAGAGATGGCCGTTGTGAATGATCAGATCAGCCTTGTATTTGTCAAAAATAATCAGGGAGAATGGAAAATAGTGCACGAACATCATTCACCTCTTACTCAATCATAGAAAGAGATCAGTTCTACTTTACACATAGGTAAGTATACAGGTATCAATAGTAAGCATTAGCACTCTTTGTATGTGAAACACAGGTACCTGCTCTACAAACAATAAAAATAGCAAGGGGAGACACATGATTAATATTGAAGAATTACAATCAACATTTAGAGGTCGTTTAATTCAGCCAAACGATTCTGATTATGATGAAGAACGACAGGTCTGGAATGGATATATCGATAAACATCCCGCCCTGATCGCAAAATGCTCCGGCATGGCAGATGTGATCGATGCGGTAAACTTTGCACGAAAAAACGATATCGAAGTGTCCGTGCGTGGCGGCGGACATAATGTAGCCGGCTCCGCACTTTGTGATGACGGGATGGTGATTGATCTGTCTGAAATGCGCGGAATCCATGTCGACGCATCTCAGAAACTAGCCCGGGTGCAGGGCGGTGCAACCTGGGGAGATCTGGACCGGGAAACACAGGTATTTGGATTAGCCGCTCCCGGTGGCGTGGTATCTACAACCGGAGTCGCCGGCCTGACCCTGGGAGGAGGATTGGGATGGATGCGAAAAAAACACGGACTAAGCTGTGATAATCTTCAATCTGTGGAGATTGTAACGGCCGATGGAGAACTACTTACGGCCAGCGATACCGAAAACCCGGACCTCTTCTGGGCACTTCGCGGCGGAGGCGGAAACTTTGGGATTGTTACGTCCTTTGTATTTCATCTTCATGAAGTTGGCCCCACTGTGATGATGTGTGCCGTCATGTACCCGGTTGAAATTGCCAAGACCGTGCTCTCTACATGGAAAGATTTTATGATAGCCTCGCCCGATGAAATTAGCTCGCAGCTACTGTTTTGGGCACTGCCAGATACCGACGATTTCCCCGATGAAGCAAGAGGAAAACATGTCATTGCCATTACAGCCATGTATGTGGGTGATCCGGATGAAGGTGAAAAGGCCTTCCGGGAGTTACGGGAAATCAACACACCTGTTTTAGATTTGAGTGGAAAGATCCCCTATTCGGTGGCTCAAACCATGTTCGATCCCTTCTTCCCCAAAAATGAACGGCACTACTATTTCAAATCCCAGGATCTGGCATCTCTGAACCAGGAAACAATGGACGCTCTTATTGAAGGCGCCAAAAACAGGCCGGTACCGTCGATGCTGCTTGCCATTTGGCATTACGGAGGAGAGATGAATCGAATCGCCAGTACCGATACAGCGTTTGGAAGCCGAAATACAACATTTCTGATGAGTGTTGACTCCGTTTGGGATGACCCGGCTGATTCCGAAAAAGTCATTTCATGGTCTCGAAACTTTCTGGATCAAATGAAACAGTTTTCCGGTGACGGGATGTATGTGAATTTTTCCGGATTTGGTGAAGAAGGAGAAGACCTGGTTCAGAAAGCTTATGGAGATAACTATGAGCGGTTAACTAAAATTAAAACTGAGTACGATCCTGATAATTTCTTCCATCTAAATCAAAACATCAAACCCGTTTCTGAATAACTAAATTAAGTAATCCGTTTTTATAACGGTTGCCATCAACTGATACTAGTAATTGGTTGAACAAACCAATTCAGAAAATACCCATAGTTTTCCACTAAATGTTAATTCTTGCCATAAATATGACGCAGGTACAATTCTCCCAGATATGAGACAGCAAATTATACCCAAATATTTGATCTATTTATTTTTAGTAGGGTTCCTAACACCTGAAGTAGTAGCACAAGTCCAGGTTAATGGGACCGTAGTTGCTGCCGATGGATTGCCGCTGCCATCAGTAAATGTAATGATCCTGAATGAAACCGATTCTGCATTAGTAAAAGGGGCCGTAACAGACGATATCGGGATTTACCGGATGGCCGGAATACAGCCCGGAAATTACATCCTTTCCATCTCAATGGTTGGTTTTCGAACCCACGAGGAAGCTATTTCTATTTATGAGCCTGGAGACGAAAACTTCAGTATTGATAAAATAACTTTAGATGAATCAATCGAACAGCTTGGAGAAGTAGTTACCACGGCACGGCGGCCCCTGTATGAGCAAGAAATCGACAGATTGGTCGTGAACGTTCAGCGGAGCGTTACATCCTCCGGCAGCACTGCTCTGGAAGTACTGGAAAAATCACCTGGTGTACAGGTAAACCGTCAGAGTAATGATATATCCCTAACCGGGAAATCTGGAGTTATAGTGATGATTAATGACAAAAATGTACGATTACCACTGGAATCGGTTATTACCATGTTAAATGGAATGAGTGCAGCCAACATAGAGAAGATTGAATTAATAACTACTCCACCCGCTAAATATGAAGCCGAAGGAAATGCCGGCATTATCAATATCCAGATGAAAGAATATTCTGACTTGGGTTATACCGGTTCTTTCGGTACAAATATTGGATATAGCAGTGCTGAAACACTTGGAGGAAACTTCGCATTTAGTCGCAGGAAAAATAAATTAGCATTCCTTCTTAATTACTCCATCAATTACAATAATTCTGAAGAATCCATGTTTAGTGAAAGGTTCTTCACAGAGGATGGTTTTACCCAGACAATCCGCAGTGAAAATTTCAGAGACCCAATCACGACTGTGCAGAATATTTCAATGGGTTTTGAATATGCTTTGACGGAAAAAACAGATACAGAGCTTTTATTGACTGGCTTCCAAAGAAAATGGGATACCTCAGATGTTTCAGAAAGCCTGGATCACTCCAGCCCAAACTCCCTACTCATCATGGAGCAAAGTATAAATGAAAAAAACTTATGGAGGAATGGAATTATAAATTTTGGCATAGACCATGTATTTAGCGAAGATAGAACACTGAATTTTGACCTGGATTACCTGTACTATAAAAATAGCAACCCTTCCAGTTACCGGCTTGATGTAGTTACAGGGGATGTTTCTCCAAATAATGCCGATGCCATCAATGTGGAAAAAGAAACTCCAATCAACATATGGGTTTCTAAACTGGATTATCAGCACGAAGTTTCTTCCAAAATAACGTTTGAAACCGGGTTGAAGAGCACATACTCAGATTTCGTCAACGACGTACATGTTAGCGACCGAGTAAATGGTAATTTTATAGTCAATAATTCTTTTACAAACGAGGCCGACCTGGAAGAGTTTATCGGGGCTATTTACCTTTCTTCGAGTATTAGTCCTTCTGATAAATTCCAGATAAATGCCGGGATTCGCTATGAACATATAAGCCGAAATTTAAACTCAGTTACTGAAGGGAGTATAGTTGACCGAAAAACAGGTCGATTATTCCCAAGTTTGTTTATCCAAAAAAGTATAAAAAATGATCATAAAGTAAATCTATCGTACAGCCGAAGAACTACGCGACCAACGTTCTGGGATCTTGCACCATTTGTATTCTTCATTGACCCAAAAACCTTTCTGTCGGGCAATTCAAATTTAAAATCTGCAATCAGTGATGGGTTTAGTTTAGGGTATTCCAGAAAAAGTTTCCTGGCCACTCTCGCTTATACGCATAGCAGTGATGAAATAGCAAGGTGGCAACCAAGCTTTGATACTGAGACCAATAATCAAATATATAGCACGCAGAATTTAGAATTTTTAGATACCTATTCACTCACATCAAGCTTTCCCCTGGAACCGCTTGCTTGGTGGAGTCTGCGTATCAGTGCTACCGGCAGATATCAATTTTATCGCTCGGCACACTTGGAAGACAACTTCTCGGGAGAAGCAGCCGGATTCAATTCAAATGTCGTAAACACGCTTGATTTACCGAAAGACTTTTCTTTTGAGGTATCCGGATTTTATCAGTCAAAATCAGTTTGGGGCATTGCAAGATCCAGACCACAGGGATCATTAAATCTTGGTCTGCAAAAGAAAATAGGAAACGGGCAGGGTACATTGAGATTAACAGCCACAGATATTTTAAATACAAATATTTTACAAGCTAATAATAATATCGAGAGTGCTAATATTAATTCTTTTTGGCGCTATAACTTTGATGCTAGGTCAGTTACAGTTTCTTTCACATGGAACTTTGGCAGTAACGAATTTGAAAAAATTGAGGTAAGCTCTGGGTCTGAGGAAGAGCAAAATAGAGTTGGAATCAATTAATAGAATAATCCACTCAAAATTACAATTTCTAGAGAGGTGTATTTATTTATGAAGTAACTACTTATTATATGTCTTTATTTCAAACCTATCGCTGGCGATCGGCTCGGTGATTTATCCCGGATTTCATAGCCGAACACGCCTCTCTCCTCCTGCCACTATTGGTTTTGAGCCCCTTCTTTCGTTAATTGCTAATTCAACGCTAATCACTGTGCCGATTATATGCCAGATCGTTATTTATAATACATTCGTTTATCTTACCTTATACACTTAAACTTCCATCCCATGGGCAAATCAAATAGAGCGCACCTGTATACCGAAAAAGAGATCGGGGCATTAATCAAGCGGGCCACCGAAATCCAGGAAAAAGCCCATGAATCCTTTCCCCAGGGGTTATCACTGCAAGAGATCAAAGACATCGCCCGAGAAATTGGTATCGACCCCAAACATATTCGATCGGCCGCTTCTGAACTTGAGCATCAAATGGCAACAGAGCAACGATCCAACTTCTTAGGAGCCCCCTTTCTGATCGAACAAAAGCGGGCTATCCGAGGTGAGATTAGTGCTGAGGAGTGGGAAGACCTGGTCCGCCAGATACGTCGCATGACCGGCAGCTCCGGCCGAACGACGACAGTGGGTCAAACTCGGCAATGGCACCGAAGTGTCAAGGATATGAGTACTACCTTAGAGGAAACCCATCTGCAGGTAGTCTCGCAAAAAAACCAGTCCATTATCGAAATCCGCAAACATTTCCAGGGAGGTGCATATATAACTTACTTGATGGGACTGATTATTTCGGGAACGCTGGCTGGCATATTACTGGACGGCAACGGTTATACTAACCTTGTGAATACCGGTGTTGTCTTAACCAGCATGAGCGGTGGATTTGCTGCTGCACGCCTTGCAATAATATCGTGGACAGGACGCCAACGCAGGAAGATGCACGGCCTGATGAATTGGATTCAGGATCAGGTTGCCGGTTCCGGAGTTACGGAAGACATCGAGAAACAGGAAATTGATATCCCGGGATCTGAAATAAATACAGATCAGAAAGATATGAAAAGAGGACGAAGATCCTCCGTATGATTTATATAAAACCGACTCTCAAAACTTTCTTCAAAAAGGAAAAATGACTTCATATCCACTAATAATTGAAAGGAGAATGTTATGAGTGATGCCAATCAACATCAAAAGGAACCAGTGCCCTGGAAGTCTCTTCTTGATATCCTTCGGGGACGGCGTTCCCGCCGCTTCGGTTTGGGAATGGAAATGGAGTCCGGCCCAATGGCCTATAAGAGCCGCCATCCGGGACTGCCACTTACCGAGGAAGAAGAGGCGCTGCTGACGTTTGCCGCCTGTGGAATTACCGGTCATGCCCTGGGCGACCTCGTTTACGATTCCGGAGAGGGCGGCACGATACTCGCGGGGCTGGCCGGACGAACGGTGCCGAGCGGTGATGCTATCCAAACCTCTTCTTTGATTGTTATGAACCAGGAGGCCAGTTATTTCATTAAACGGCCCCAGGACTTTCCGCCCGAAGCGATCTCCGAACTTGCCGGGCTAGCAGAGCAGGGAAATTACCTTGAACTCTATCAGCGCAGCCGGGTAAAGATTCGCGACGGACGATCGAACCCGCCACTGGAGCCGTTCTTCAATATCAACTGCAACCGATGGTCGCTCTACGATCCATCGGCCACCTATTTCCTTCCGGTCGAAGACTTCACACTGATGTATATTAATGCCCTGCTCGAAATTTTCAATGAGCACAATGGCATCTATCCGCTGGATGAACGTGCGTGCTTCCGGCCCGCGGGAGTCAAACAATTTGCCAAAAGTCGCGGTGGACACCTTATCGACGATCCCCGCCGGGAACGCTCTATTACCGTCCAGCAGCTGGAGACTCTCGTCACCGAGTTTGTTACGTCCGAAGCCGGTATGATCATCCAGAACCTCGGCCTGATGACGCAGGCCATGGGACTGGGTGGCTTCCCTCACTGGGCGGCGCATTATTACGGGTGGTTCGAAGCGCTGGGATTTCGCATGAGAGAGATGAAGGCAACCCAGTATCTGGGAATGGGTTGGCTTTACCGGATGATAGCCAGGCTGCTGAATCGCGATCAACCTGTTCCCCTGGTGGTGGGACTAGATACGAAGGATGGCACATCACTGATCAAGCCGTACTGTCCTCCGAACTACTCCTCAATGAAGGAGGCGGTGCATGCGGTGGTGGAAATGAAATGGGGACGCAAAGGCATTTTCAGAGAGGGCGCTTCCGAAAGTGCATGGCAGGATCCCTCGAAGATCAGTGATGCCGCACCGGAGGTAAGCGAAGCAGCCGTTGAGGCCACGGTCGCCTATTGCAGTTATCTATATGAACGGTATGGGCGTTTCCCCGCCTACCAGCCCCCGCTTCGGACTCTGCTCGGATTCCAGGTTAACCACGTAGACACAGAATTTTATGATCGTTTTTACCGCCCCGAAGCACTAACGGACCTGCAACGAAATCACCTCCGCAACTGGCACAACAAATAATAAACATCTCTTGTATGAGGATTTTTACTCTTCCTGTCACTTTATATGGTTGACTATCTTTCTGTTTTCTTTTTCAGGATAGCCCCATTTAAGAATGATTTTTAAGCGTCAGGATCATTAACACATATTAATTCAGAGCTTTCAAAAAAAATTATTATATAAAAATATTGATATTGATAAAATAAACAGGGATTAGGGAGGGATATATGTTCATTTCATTTTGGGTAAAACGTCCAATAGGATTTACAATACCCTTAGCACTATCAATAATGGTGCTGTTGTCGGCCTGTAGCGATGCTGATACACAGCCACAAAATAAAAGTACGGTGGAAGTAACGGCTACTCACGATGCTGAGGAAAATAAGCATCTATTTGAAGTGAGTACTAATGAAATCTCATCCGGATGGACAACATTTCAATTTAAGAATGCATCGGGATATGACCATTTCTTTTTGATCTGGCAAATTCCAGAGGTAGGAATTAAGGCCGCTGAAGCTGCTGGCGAACCACTTCTTGACCATTTTTACCAGAATATTACCGAACCCTTCCAAATGCAGTTTAATCCATATATAGAGGGTGGCATGGAGTTTGGTGAATTTACAGACAGTTTGGTGGCCACCCTTTCAGAAACGGCTCCCTGGTTCTTC
This genomic interval carries:
- a CDS encoding rhomboid family intramembrane serine protease, which produces MNYQSSNYQPSTQFSIFPPAVKHLLIINGLAFVGLNTPIIGQMLFEYGALWPLESGRFGFWQLVSYMFLHAGLGHIFFNLFALWMFGQAIENFWGTQRFTIYYFLTGIGAAILHMIVGPGGVPTLGASGAVYGILLAFGMMFPDRPIMLLFPPIPIKAKYFVAGFGAIELISGLTRSNSGVAHFAHLGGMLVGFILIKYWGLKGERSNY
- a CDS encoding nickel-binding protein, with the translated sequence MPLYMDCHDTPGIKIEEAEKAHLKDLAVQEKYDVKYISYWVNEDSGKVFCLMKAPNKEAIHKTHLLANGIETCNIVEVEGGLYSAFMGKDLTDRDDLVVDENGTPDGGYRFIMNLDIIAVTRLTDFIDFDELKLPQKPLEAAERFILKNNGNVVNQLSYDRVIAVFKTPESCLLCAKEIQEEFLSHQFHYTSNEWNFKFTMGLCIGEPVSKTDDQIFQKALNKSMWYCKIAENGKIALPIEFQEISVLCKTEMDEPGISIIDKSDQVFIQRLFDHINLNISNVDYTIDKLSKEMRLSRAQLYRKLNSMSNTSPVQFVRDIRLRFALNLIKERKLSISEIAYELGFSNPSYFAKCFKEKYGISPSKIKVEV
- a CDS encoding nickel-binding protein; the protein is MPLFMDYHLVSDIDIDAVKEGHLADKSIQEKYGVKYIQFWVNQEAGTIFCLIEAPDKESCELVHQEAHGNIACQIVQVESGFYKLFMGEPHQLDDGIVVGKDGDLDKAYRFVLAIHILGITSAVDSDDLSQLILPGKPKTLIQRIIPSYDGREVKNGDYDGILCVFSKAEEAMGCAIEIQQEFLKRIMNPEDESWNITFKIGIGGGQPVTMGEHFFEKTIRLAQRLSLVAGDGEIIASNMVRKLSEIEEKHKGPSSLKAIQSAEEEFLEQLFDITEKNLSNDAFNVEQLCRDIGISRSQLYRKVKAITGSSPVVFIRDIRLNKALSLIKENKYNLSEIALEIGYNNPSYFSKCFRDKYGVKASNVAV
- the ispG gene encoding flavodoxin-dependent (E)-4-hydroxy-3-methylbut-2-enyl-diphosphate synthase; this translates as MSHIKRRESIQVMVGDVPVGGGAPVVVQSMTNTDTADVEATAEQIKYLHQAGSEIVRITVNNDQAAQAVPHIKDKLLAENVTVPIVGDFHYNGHKLLVKYPEAAKALSKFRINPGNTGTKTRDENFCTIVEQAIEYDKPVRIGVNWGSLDQQLLAKKMDKNSELANPKSSKQVMLDTMVESARRSAELAESVGLPSNKIIISCKMSHVQDVVHVYERIAELLDYPLHVGLTEAGMGMKGTVASTAALSVLLQQGIGDTIRVSLTPKPNGDRAEEVRICQQVLQSLGIRSFVPQVTACPGCGRTNSTYFQELAEEIQDYLREMMPVWREMYPGVEEMNVAVMGCVVNGPGESRNANIGISLPGTFEEPKAPVYMDGEHHSTLRGDHIAEEFREILDDYVMRNYGQSEEMEEAEE
- a CDS encoding YybH family protein — its product is MNSLYKISLICTLLLSWASTACQAQSEDGIMTEYPEEKAEILQTWNEIIESVKNGDIDKLISFHAYGPKFTEFKQGAPRNGGEENEAFERGVFGSVKEALKMDANDMKIAVYYGNVAVVTFHSDFHLQFEEEMAVVNDQISLVFVKNNQGEWKIVHEHHSPLTQS
- a CDS encoding rhomboid family intramembrane serine protease, producing the protein MYNESFSDSFKRGYRALPVAIRTLITLNVAVFILQVLLGIFSSQYSNSLIRTFAFYPDWQTALFQPWRMFTYMFLHGGAFHLIFNMLWLWWMGRAVEEHLGPRTFSVIYLAAGLGGALLDVVAAPLLGYNPVIGASGAVYGIMVSFAMLFPTMPIMLLLLPPIQARYVVAGLIALDMLLLGSSDGTARIVHLAGAGIGYLMMKRMQQGYDLSKWILPIEQFWYRLKGTYEESQSKPRNKNMHAVSDVEIIDETEQDELDTILEKIAEKGYDGLTKEEKKKLFELSKKE